The following is a genomic window from Candidatus Vondammii sp. HM_W22.
TGGGTACTGGAGCGATAGCGGCATCTGCAATCTGTCCCTTGCAAGCACTGAAGCCTGCTGCATCAATCTGGGTCAACAGTTCTGAAAAGAGTTTATCAACAAGGCCCCGTTCTTTCAGGTGCTCACAATATACCCAAACTGTTTTAGCATCGGGAACCTTACCCTCCTGGCTCAGTCCAAGAAAATGACAAAAGCTATAGTGATCCCGAATCTGGAACTCTGTTTGATCATCGGATAGATTGAACAAATGCTGTAGGACCAACACCTTGAACATCAGTACCGCATCGCAAGGTAGACGCCCACCTTAACTGTGCCGCATCTGGCCAATTAATCGTCTGATACCAGCATCGGAGGAAACCACATTTCCCATCAGCCAATCCAGCAACAGCTGATCCTCGAAATCGAGCACCTGGACAAACAACGCTCGGTCATTTTGAGATAAACCTGGGTAGGTATCTTCAAGAAATCCCCTCAGCACATAGTCGAGTTCAAGCATGCCTCTCCGGCATTGCCAGCGCAGTTTATCCATGCTGGGCAGTTGGGTCTGCAGTGACATCAGACCGAATGCTTAAGCATCAATTCCTTGATATGACCAATCGCTTTGGTCGGGTTGAGCTGTTTCGGACAGACCTCTACGCAGTTCATAATCGTGTGGCAACGGAAAAGTTTGTAAGGTCCTTCAAGGGCATCCAAGCGCTCATCAGTGCCCTGGTCACGGCTATCAGCGAGAAATCGCCAGGACTGCAGTAACGCCTGAGGGCCATGAAATTTTTCCGGATTCCACCAAAATGAAGGGCAGGCGGTAGAGCAGCAACCGCACATAATGCACTCATAAAGGCCATCCAGTTTGTCACGCTCTTCAGGGGACTGCAGAATCTCCTGCTCCGGCAACGAATCTTTATGGATCAGGTAGGGTTTTACTGCCCGATACTGCTGATAAAACTGGCTCATATCCACAACTAGATCCCGCACCACTGGACGACCGGGTAACGGACGTATTTTTATCGGCTCTTTCAGGTCGGTTACCGGTGTAATGCATGCGAGTAAATTGACCCCATTAGCATTCACGCCATCAGAACCACACACCCCTTCACCGCAGGAGTGGCGGAAAGAGAAGGACTCATCCTGACGCTTGATCTCCATCAGGGCATCACGCAGCATCATGCCTCGGGTAGCGACAACGTCGTACTCCTGCATCCTCGGAACAGTGTCGAGATCCGGGTTGTAACGGTAGATGACGAATTTCATGCAACAGCCCTCAGTAGACCCTTGGCTTGGGTGGAAAATTTTCCACCGTGAGTGGTTTGGTATGTACCGGTTTGTAGTCCATCCGGTCCTCTTCCTTGAAGTAGAGACTATGCTTCATCCAGTTTTTGTCATCCCGGTCAGGATAATCTGGTCGTGAATGCGCGCCGCGGCTCTCTTTGCGCTCGAGGGCTGAAAGCACGATAGCCATTCCGATGTCAATCAGGTTTTCCAGCTCAAGCGCTTCGGCACGAGCGGTGTTGAATACCTTGCTTTGATCAGTAAGGCGAACATCTTTCAGTTTCTCTCTTATCTCTTTAATCCGGGTAACGCCCTCAGACATCACTTCGTCAGTACGGAATACGCCGGCATGGTCTTCCATCACCTTGCGGAACTCATCACGCAGCTCCCGTACAGGGATCCCCTCTCCTTGTTGATCCCAGCGAGTCAGACGGGATACAGCTGCCTCGACAGCTGCCTCGTTCATCGGGCGATGGTTCGGGTTCTTGCTAAGGTACTTGATAATATCCTGTCCGGCAGCCCGTCCGAATACCAGAATATCCAGCAATGAATTCCCGCCCAGACGATTGGCGCCATGAACCGAGACACAGGCGCACTCACCTGCCGCGTAGAGACCCGGAATCACCTCCTCCGGCCCATGGTGAAGTGGCACCACAACCCGGCCATAACGATCTGTGGGAATGCCACCCATAACATAGTGTGCCGTGGGGAAAACAGGGATCGGCTCAACCACCGGATCAACGCCGGCAAAAATCTTTGCGCTGTCACGAATACCCGGCAAGCGTTTGCTGACAATTTCTTCACCAAGGTGATCCACTTTCAGCATTACATAGTCGGCATCGGGACCGCACCCCCGTCCCTCTTTGATCTCGGTTACAATTGAGCGCGCCACCACATCCCGGCTGGCGAGATCTTTGGCATTCGGTGCATAGCGCTCCATAAAGCGTTCGCCGTCCTTGTTAATCAGATAGCCACCTTCACCACGTACACCTTCGGTGATCAGTATGCCTTTTCCGGCAATGCCCGTAGGGTGGAACTGGAAAAATTCCATATCCATCAGCGGTACACCGGCCCGAAGTGCCATGGCCATGCCATCACCCGTATTGATATGCGCATTGGAGGTAGTACGGAAAACCTGGCCGCAACCACCGGTCGCCAGCAGTGTGGCCTTGGCTTCGATCAGCAGTGGTTCGCCGGTCTCGATTTCCAGAATCAAGGCACCAAGCACGGCCCCCTCGTTATCACAAATCAGATCAACGCCAAAATACTCGTCGAAAAAATGGGTTCTGGCACAAATATTCTGTTGATAAAGCGTATGCAGTATCGCGTGTCCGGTGCGATCGGCCGCGGCACAAGTCCGTGCTGCCTGAGCGCCACCGAAACCCTGGCTCTGGCCGCCGAAAGCGCGTTGATAGATTCGGCCGCTATCCAATCGGGAAAAGGGAACGCCGTCGTGTTCCAGTTCGTAAACGGTGGGTATGGCTTCGCGACACATGAATTCGATTGCATCCTGATCGCCGAGATAATCAGAACCCTTTACCGTATCAAACATGTGCCAATGCCAGTTATCCGGCATCACATTGGCAAGTGCCGCATTCACACCACCCTGAGCTGCCACTGTGTGAGAGCGTGTGGGGAAAACCTTGGAGACCACCGCGACCTTGGGATTGGCACTGGCGAGTTGCAGCGCAGCATTCAGACCCGCCCCACCTGCTCCGAGGATCAATGCATCAAAATGTCTTCTGGCTAAAGTCATGGGAAACCTTTCAAAGGATTTGGATCAGACGGTTATACCCGCAAGAAATATTGTTCTGGCGATCCACAGGCCGCACCCGATCAGACCGGTTCCGAAAAAAGTCAGAAGCAAAACCCTGAGCAGAAAAGGGTGTACATAATCGATCAGGACGTCACGAATACCTACCCAAGCATGGACAAGCAGTGCGACAAAGAAGATAAGCATAGCAACTGTCACATTGGGGTTTGCCACATAAGCACGCCAAGCCTCAAAGGAAACCGGTGTATTAAAGCTCAGATAACCAAAAGTATAGATAATGTAGAGACCGAGGTAGACGGCACTGATACGTTGCAGTGCCCAGGCGCGCAGTCCAGATGCTTGACGACTCATGACAATAGCTCTATCAATATAGCGAAAATAGGCGCGGAGATCATCACTGCCAAGGCAGATAGTCTACCGCTCTTTTTATCGACGCCAATCTGGAAATCAATTAGTAGAAAACGTATGCCGGCCAACAGGTGGTGTATCAGTGCCCAAAGTACAACAAACAGAACCAATCTGACCAGCCATTGGTCAAAAAACGCCATGGTATCGGCAAACCCTTCAGCGCCAGAGAGAGAACGATCCAGAACGTAGACTAAATAGGGAATACCCAAAATCATCATGACGCCGCTGGTACGGTGACCCACCGACATGATGGCGGTCATGGGGAATCGAAATTGAAGCAGGTTTAGAAAAACAGGCCGGTTTTTATGCATCATAGGATTTATCTCTCGGTCTCAGCCTATAGGTCTGTAGGAGCCTTTGATCAATTCATGAACCGCTGCCTGACGGCTAAAATCTTCCGGCCCTGCGTTGATAATCTTGGTAACAGCCAGCTACTACCGGCAATTTTCGCCTTGATCCGGAAGATTTCAACTCATCACCCATCCGACCCAGAATCAATTAGAGGCTCTCTTAAAACTCGGATCAAAAAGAACCGACTCTTAAGTATAGCCATTTGTGCCCTATTGAGAAGAAATAAATTTATACTTCCATAGAATTTTCTATGGTCATGCTGTTTATTGCTAATAAATTTTCATTTTTGTCAGTTCTTAACAAATCCTTACATAACTAGGGTTTAGAGCAACACAGCCACTTCAAGTCGCTATCAGCCACTCGAGTTCCGAACTTTCTATGATCATTCTGCCGCTCATTACAAGTGGCTAAGCTTTATCAGCAAGCAAAGTCTGTCTCCAACGACCATTGACACTTTTAAACTCACACCAAGCAGCCACTACCAATCGCCTAATCAAAAATCTTGCCTTGGCTATCTTACTACGATAACGCACATCCTGTGATCGCTCGTACAATTGCAGAGTTGACTACATCCGTTCAAAATGAGCAATTCGCTTGGGTGTATATTTCTCACCATATTTACAGGGTTGCCCACGCTGACCTTGTTTTCTCTTTGGCGGTTCTTCATGACGAGTATCTCTACAAACCTGCCCGATAACACAAAACCCGCGCTGCTCCATTGATTCAATAAAACAATGGCGCATAAACCAGCTATCCACTAGAACTCTTAACTTTTAACCCCTGAAATAAGCTGCATACAGCCTGGACCAATGTATTTGCCGCTACCAGTTTCCCTGTATTGCCTGTACTCGGTGTCAGGCGGGACAGTAGGTGGTAATGCTATTGCATCACCTCCCCCTTCACTATACAAACCAGACTTACAAGCTATAATCAAATCTGTTGTATGGCCTCGTCCGGCATGCCTTGGGATTGATCGGTTTCTACATCTCTCGCCATCCTTGAATACTCCCTCGACTACATCAGCCAGTAGCCTGCATCCCCTCAATCGCTGCCACTTCTTTTCTGCTATCGTCCTCAGCTTCCAAGCCATGGCCAGCGTTATCTTCCGGCTGTCGCAGTTCTTGGTTTTTGTCGTCCTCAGACGCACTTAGCGAACACCGACTCTATTGGATTCGTCGTCCGTATATGCTGCCAGTGTGGTGCTGGGAAGTCATAAAATGCCAGCATCGACTCCCTATCCTTCTCCAGGCATTCCATAGCAACAGGATACTTGCCCTCAAAGCGCCTGACACAGCTACCGTGAGCCTTCAGGACGGATGCTCTCGGCCATCCAGATTCATGCAGCGCCTCTTTGATCCGGTCTGGGTACCTTACCTAGCACGTTCGCCGTCTCTGGTCATTTCTTCGCAGCTGCCTTCCAGCGGTCATCCATCCTGGCGTTGAACCTAATGCCCTGGCTTGAACGGTCACGCACCTTCGGTATTTTGACTGAATATCGCCTAGGCCTGTTTGGATACTGCGTTCAGGCAGGTAGCCATTGCGTACAATAGTCTGCTTTCCATCTACTCGTTCTGACCTAAACTGCTCCAGTAATTCAGCTAATTCTGCCTCTACAGCATTCATCAGCCGCTTCTGTGCCCAAGCCTTGAGGAGCCCATTCAATATATCGCC
Proteins encoded in this region:
- the sdhA gene encoding succinate dehydrogenase flavoprotein subunit gives rise to the protein MTLARRHFDALILGAGGAGLNAALQLASANPKVAVVSKVFPTRSHTVAAQGGVNAALANVMPDNWHWHMFDTVKGSDYLGDQDAIEFMCREAIPTVYELEHDGVPFSRLDSGRIYQRAFGGQSQGFGGAQAARTCAAADRTGHAILHTLYQQNICARTHFFDEYFGVDLICDNEGAVLGALILEIETGEPLLIEAKATLLATGGCGQVFRTTSNAHINTGDGMAMALRAGVPLMDMEFFQFHPTGIAGKGILITEGVRGEGGYLINKDGERFMERYAPNAKDLASRDVVARSIVTEIKEGRGCGPDADYVMLKVDHLGEEIVSKRLPGIRDSAKIFAGVDPVVEPIPVFPTAHYVMGGIPTDRYGRVVVPLHHGPEEVIPGLYAAGECACVSVHGANRLGGNSLLDILVFGRAAGQDIIKYLSKNPNHRPMNEAAVEAAVSRLTRWDQQGEGIPVRELRDEFRKVMEDHAGVFRTDEVMSEGVTRIKEIREKLKDVRLTDQSKVFNTARAEALELENLIDIGMAIVLSALERKESRGAHSRPDYPDRDDKNWMKHSLYFKEEDRMDYKPVHTKPLTVENFPPKPRVY
- a CDS encoding FAD assembly factor SdhE, which encodes MSLQTQLPSMDKLRWQCRRGMLELDYVLRGFLEDTYPGLSQNDRALFVQVLDFEDQLLLDWLMGNVVSSDAGIRRLIGQMRHS
- the sdhD gene encoding succinate dehydrogenase, hydrophobic membrane anchor protein — translated: MSRQASGLRAWALQRISAVYLGLYIIYTFGYLSFNTPVSFEAWRAYVANPNVTVAMLIFFVALLVHAWVGIRDVLIDYVHPFLLRVLLLTFFGTGLIGCGLWIARTIFLAGITV
- the sdhC gene encoding succinate dehydrogenase, cytochrome b556 subunit, with product MMHKNRPVFLNLLQFRFPMTAIMSVGHRTSGVMMILGIPYLVYVLDRSLSGAEGFADTMAFFDQWLVRLVLFVVLWALIHHLLAGIRFLLIDFQIGVDKKSGRLSALAVMISAPIFAILIELLS
- a CDS encoding transposase, which codes for MFKVLVLQHLFNLSDDQTEFQIRDHYSFCHFLGLSQEGKVPDAKTVWVYCEHLKERGLVDKLFSELLTQIDAAGFSACKGQIADAAIAPVPKQRNTLEENRQIKAGDGPEAWGDNKHRQKDVEVRWTMKHGKIHRGVQKPYQHRPEAQGHSQVRHHISCCFYKYSRLDGR
- a CDS encoding succinate dehydrogenase iron-sulfur subunit, producing MKFVIYRYNPDLDTVPRMQEYDVVATRGMMLRDALMEIKRQDESFSFRHSCGEGVCGSDGVNANGVNLLACITPVTDLKEPIKIRPLPGRPVVRDLVVDMSQFYQQYRAVKPYLIHKDSLPEQEILQSPEERDKLDGLYECIMCGCCSTACPSFWWNPEKFHGPQALLQSWRFLADSRDQGTDERLDALEGPYKLFRCHTIMNCVEVCPKQLNPTKAIGHIKELMLKHSV